In Pelosinus sp. UFO1, one genomic interval encodes:
- a CDS encoding aspartate aminotransferase family protein, protein MNTYIGSEEILRKKSQYIIPCVYHFYNHPMQLVRGEMQYLYDSTGKEYLDCFAGVSVVNCGHCNPEITKAICEQVNTLQHTCTIYLTENIVNLAEQLAHITPGRLQKTFFCSSGSEANEGAALLATLYTGNSEFISLRQGLHGRTKLGMSLTGLSMWRTDPNPVGGISFAPNAYCYRCPYDKKYPSCDLACANEIETIIKTATSGKVAAMFAEPIQGNGGMVTPPPDYFKRVKSILDAYGILLIIDEVQTGFGRTGKMFAMEHYNVEPDIMTMAKALGNGTPVGAFTARAEIADIYTRPGASTLGGNPVTAAASLATLRYIQENDLPAKAAVLGKVLKDGLTLLQQKYRIIGDIRGLGLMIGAELVYADKTPAMKETDFILEEMKNRGFLVGKNGPNRNTLAFQPPLVITTADINNLLNNLDDVLSSIKI, encoded by the coding sequence TTGAATACTTATATTGGATCTGAAGAAATTTTACGTAAAAAAAGCCAATATATAATCCCTTGCGTGTATCATTTTTATAACCATCCTATGCAATTAGTACGTGGTGAAATGCAATATTTGTATGACTCCACCGGGAAAGAATATCTGGATTGTTTTGCTGGTGTATCCGTCGTTAATTGCGGTCACTGCAATCCTGAGATTACGAAAGCAATCTGCGAACAAGTCAATACCCTACAGCATACTTGCACTATTTACCTAACCGAAAACATTGTGAATCTTGCTGAACAATTAGCTCACATAACACCAGGAAGATTGCAAAAAACATTCTTTTGCAGTTCTGGAAGCGAAGCCAATGAGGGGGCCGCTCTCTTGGCCACTTTATATACTGGAAACTCTGAATTTATTAGTTTGCGCCAGGGTTTGCATGGTCGCACAAAACTTGGAATGAGCTTAACAGGTTTGAGTATGTGGCGTACAGATCCTAATCCTGTTGGGGGGATTAGTTTTGCACCTAATGCCTATTGCTATCGTTGTCCCTATGACAAAAAATATCCATCTTGTGATTTAGCTTGCGCCAATGAAATTGAAACCATTATAAAAACAGCTACTTCCGGAAAAGTAGCTGCTATGTTCGCCGAACCTATTCAAGGAAATGGTGGAATGGTTACTCCACCACCTGATTATTTTAAACGTGTTAAATCTATTTTAGATGCCTACGGAATTTTACTCATCATCGATGAAGTACAAACAGGTTTTGGTCGTACTGGAAAGATGTTTGCCATGGAACATTATAATGTAGAACCTGACATAATGACAATGGCAAAAGCACTTGGAAACGGTACACCTGTTGGAGCCTTTACCGCTAGAGCCGAGATTGCCGACATATACACTCGTCCTGGTGCTTCTACCTTAGGGGGCAACCCAGTGACAGCGGCCGCTAGTCTAGCTACCTTACGTTATATTCAAGAAAATGATCTACCCGCTAAAGCCGCTGTACTTGGTAAAGTTTTAAAAGATGGTCTTACTCTTTTACAGCAAAAATATCGAATTATCGGAGATATACGAGGTCTAGGTCTTATGATCGGCGCAGAATTAGTTTATGCTGACAAAACGCCAGCTATGAAAGAAACAGATTTTATCCTAGAGGAAATGAAAAACCGAGGATTTTTAGTTGGGAAAAATGGTCCCAATCGCAACACATTAGCTTTCCAACCGCCTCTAGTTATTACAACTGCCGATATTAACAACTTACTCAACAACCTAGACGATGTGTTATCTTCCATTAAAATTTAA
- a CDS encoding peptidase U32 family protein: MLLTRNSVELLAPVGTWDVLEAAIEAGADAVYLGGKQFNMRMFKTTANFDDKMLAKAIEYAHNHNVQLHVTVNNLISDREIDKMRSYLSLLDELKPDALIVQDLSILELAREMKLSVPLHASIMMNTHNEHAVRTLQGYGITRVVVNREMSLSQLSLLKERTGIEVEYFIHGDMCISHSGQCIQSGVVFGQSSNRGRCLKPCRWPYQLVDAATGIPVTDQDPGPYKLAMKDMCLYPKLPELIQAGVRSFKIEGRMRTADFVSRIVKTYRKAIDRYIADPTGYTLDQQGWEELQNSRSRDFSTCYALGNPGATAIGYSGKREPRFFSQAVREADMTTVVKRPVPVQDPKASEPFKPTLSVRVADLSSLRAACQNGANIIYIGGESAKPALPWTLQSISEAIEEATKYNAKVIVTTPRITMERECEELEQFFAALSKLKPHGVMVGNLGSLTMARQLSNFPIQTDFSFNVFNHMTTQLLRNNDVKKATISLEATYEQVIHLTEKSQLPLEIIVHGSIPAMITDHSIPDAILNDQYEKSYDPALDTKQYALLDTAGQQHPIMVDQYGRSNLLFAKDLCLLPHLVSLTAVQNYRIEGQYYTADVVGAITRVYREELDKLTAQQENYQFDMSQLEKITTISPRELGVGSFRYRLSK, from the coding sequence ATGCTATTAACACGAAACTCTGTTGAATTATTAGCACCTGTCGGTACATGGGATGTATTAGAAGCCGCTATTGAAGCCGGAGCAGATGCTGTATATCTAGGCGGCAAACAATTCAATATGCGCATGTTTAAAACAACCGCTAATTTTGATGATAAAATGCTGGCTAAGGCTATCGAATATGCCCATAATCACAATGTACAACTACATGTTACGGTTAACAACCTAATCAGTGACCGGGAAATTGATAAGATGCGTTCTTATCTTAGTCTGCTTGATGAGCTTAAGCCGGATGCACTTATTGTACAGGATTTATCTATTTTGGAGTTGGCACGGGAAATGAAGCTAAGCGTTCCCCTGCACGCATCCATTATGATGAATACGCACAACGAACACGCTGTGCGTACCTTACAAGGGTATGGAATTACTCGTGTTGTCGTAAACCGGGAAATGTCTCTCTCTCAGCTTAGCCTCTTGAAAGAGCGTACTGGCATAGAAGTCGAATATTTTATTCATGGTGATATGTGCATTTCTCACAGTGGCCAATGTATACAATCAGGTGTCGTTTTTGGACAAAGCTCTAACCGTGGTCGTTGTTTGAAACCTTGTCGCTGGCCTTATCAATTGGTGGATGCAGCAACAGGGATCCCTGTTACAGACCAAGATCCTGGTCCCTATAAACTAGCCATGAAAGATATGTGTTTATACCCCAAATTGCCTGAACTCATACAAGCTGGCGTACGCTCATTCAAAATTGAAGGACGTATGCGTACTGCTGATTTTGTAAGCCGTATCGTAAAAACATACCGCAAAGCCATTGATCGTTATATTGCTGATCCAACAGGTTATACCTTAGATCAACAGGGCTGGGAAGAATTACAAAACAGTCGGTCCAGAGATTTTTCTACTTGTTATGCCTTGGGCAATCCAGGTGCCACAGCGATCGGTTATAGCGGTAAACGGGAGCCCCGTTTCTTTAGCCAAGCTGTGCGAGAAGCCGATATGACAACCGTAGTCAAGAGACCAGTACCAGTTCAAGATCCAAAGGCTAGTGAACCATTTAAGCCTACATTAAGTGTCCGTGTTGCTGATTTATCTTCCTTGCGTGCGGCTTGCCAAAATGGAGCTAATATCATATATATTGGTGGAGAATCAGCCAAACCAGCCCTTCCCTGGACATTACAATCCATATCTGAAGCCATAGAAGAAGCTACGAAATATAATGCAAAAGTTATAGTTACTACTCCTCGTATTACAATGGAACGAGAATGTGAAGAACTAGAGCAATTTTTCGCTGCTCTTAGCAAGTTAAAACCTCATGGTGTAATGGTTGGTAACCTTGGATCTTTGACCATGGCAAGACAACTCTCGAACTTCCCAATACAAACTGATTTTTCATTTAATGTATTTAATCACATGACAACTCAACTTCTTAGAAATAATGATGTAAAAAAAGCTACAATATCTCTTGAAGCTACCTATGAACAAGTCATTCATTTGACAGAAAAAAGCCAACTTCCTTTAGAAATTATTGTCCACGGATCAATACCCGCAATGATTACAGACCATTCTATACCCGATGCCATTTTAAACGACCAATACGAAAAGAGCTATGACCCAGCTTTAGATACAAAACAATATGCATTACTCGATACCGCAGGACAGCAACATCCTATTATGGTAGATCAATATGGCAGAAGCAATCTTTTATTTGCTAAAGATTTATGCTTACTACCCCACCTAGTTTCCCTAACTGCTGTCCAAAATTATCGCATAGAAGGGCAATACTATACCGCTGACGTAGTAGGAGCTATTACAAGAGTTTACCGCGAGGAATTGGATAAATTAACAGCTCAACAGGAAAACTACCAATTTGATATGAGTCAATTAGAAAAAATTACTACAATAAGCCCTAGAGAACTAGGTGTCGGCAGTTTCCGCTATCGCCTATCTAAGTAA
- a CDS encoding ABC transporter substrate-binding protein: protein MYNIGILQLTQNLDDAVHGFKSEIAQLGIQTEFHYLNADGNIDQLPGLANQLAEKKVDLIFACSTPAATAAVKLIANIPVVFTPVFDPIGANLVHSLAEPGGKATGVAGMVKAEDKMLFISRLLPTATTVGILYHTKDTNSMVEVANFRKVVHPTIRLVEIAIENSEDLSNLPDILPSGLDALFLPIGRIVEENFATIVYYTDTIGVPIIASHTPNISDGALGGLVANHYQLGKECAVKAEMILHGREVKTIPVDIVKSPEILLNQFTAENLDISLPEDLLQEAAEIFQ, encoded by the coding sequence TTGTATAATATAGGCATTCTGCAACTTACACAAAACTTAGACGATGCAGTGCATGGTTTTAAATCTGAGATTGCACAACTCGGTATTCAAACTGAGTTTCATTATCTAAACGCTGACGGAAATATTGATCAACTTCCAGGACTAGCCAATCAATTGGCTGAAAAAAAAGTGGATCTTATATTTGCCTGCTCGACGCCCGCGGCTACTGCTGCTGTAAAACTTATAGCAAATATTCCTGTGGTATTTACACCTGTATTTGACCCTATCGGCGCGAACCTTGTACATAGTTTGGCAGAACCTGGCGGTAAAGCAACAGGAGTTGCCGGTATGGTTAAAGCAGAAGACAAAATGCTTTTTATCAGTCGTTTACTGCCTACAGCAACAACCGTAGGCATACTTTATCACACAAAAGATACAAATTCTATGGTTGAAGTAGCAAACTTCCGCAAAGTAGTTCATCCTACCATACGCTTAGTAGAAATTGCCATTGAGAATTCTGAGGATTTATCCAATCTTCCTGATATCTTACCATCAGGTTTAGATGCTTTATTTTTGCCAATTGGACGGATTGTAGAAGAAAATTTTGCTACTATTGTTTATTATACAGATACCATTGGAGTACCTATTATTGCCTCTCATACCCCTAACATATCGGATGGTGCCTTAGGTGGTTTGGTAGCTAACCACTATCAACTAGGTAAGGAATGTGCAGTAAAAGCCGAAATGATTTTACATGGTAGAGAGGTAAAAACGATTCCTGTTGATATTGTAAAATCACCAGAGATTTTGTTGAATCAGTTTACTGCAGAAAATTTAGATATCAGCTTACCGGAAGATTTATTACAGGAAGCAGCTGAAATTTTTCAATAA
- a CDS encoding DNA polymerase III subunit alpha: MKQQLQHSNNKPFVHLHVHTEYSLLDGASRVNALVKRAKELGMPAIAITDHGTMYGAIEFYKQAKKQGIKPIIGCEVYVAPRSRQERTMVEGEAYYHLVLLAETDEGYRNLIELVSRANTEGFYYKPRVDKELLSIYSKGLICLSACIAGEIPSWLLKGNIDTAEALIQEYITIFGKDNFFLELQDHGIPEQKKVNKFLIEMAEKFGVGLVATNDLHYINKKDAECHDVLLCIQMGKTVDDTARMKFSSDEFYLKNFDEMSQLFGEHPKALTNTCLIAERCNVNLEFGNLYLPEFPVPEGLTADEYLEQLCKEKLAERYSDITPEVLERLAFELDVIIKMGFAGYFLIVWDFINHARQQEIPVGPGRGSAAGSIVSYLLGITNIDPIAYGLLFERFLNPERVTMPDIDIDFCYVKRGKVIEYVSERYGADKVAQIITFGTMAAKGAIRDVGRALNMPYGEVDRIAKMVPNELGITLKRALEISSEFRTAYESEAMVGKLLDLAMAVEGLPRHASTHAAGLVISKEPLTHYVPLQNSAEGFLTTQYDKDKVEELGLLKMDLLGLRTLTVIGDTIKLVKESQGIKIDIDKIPFDDPKVSAMLTSGDTAGVFQLESSGMTALVKDLKPECFADLIPLVALYRPGPLGSGMVEDFINGRNGKKQVTYVHPLLEPILHDTFGVILYQEQVMQIASVMAGFTLGQADLLRRAMGKKKHDVLDAQRENFLRGAMERGIEGKMAGEIFDLMAHFADYGFNKSHSAAYALVAYQTAYLKANYPQEFMAALLSSVMGTNDKIGSYIETCRQMGIAVLPPDINASQSSFSVDGSGIRFGLAAVKNVGENAIQNMVASRDADGKFESLVDLCTRVDMRVINKRVIESLIKCGAFDSLGARRSQLLAVLDRAVDMAGVRQRDRVSGQIGLFGEETLNEADELILPDIPEIPKDQILALEKEITGFYVTGHPLDAYRDKMNHFTPLSELVSGEYGDGKSVKVAGLIMNAKRITTRNGDMMCFMVLEDFTEQMEVIVFPRIFDKFSKVLLPDMPVKVSGRLNMSEDKAKVIADDIQLLSDTENIEVRLKISKLQESGEVFEQLKQVFKMYPGSSVVFLHLIDSRRVIKTEKQFWIKPTAQAIEALENIIGKGRVTVA, translated from the coding sequence ATGAAGCAACAACTACAGCATTCGAATAATAAACCATTTGTACATTTACATGTTCATACAGAATATAGCTTATTAGATGGTGCTAGCCGTGTTAACGCTTTAGTAAAGCGGGCAAAGGAATTGGGTATGCCAGCCATTGCAATTACAGATCATGGCACTATGTATGGCGCTATAGAATTTTATAAACAAGCAAAAAAACAAGGTATTAAGCCAATTATTGGCTGCGAAGTATACGTGGCTCCTCGCTCTCGTCAGGAAAGAACAATGGTGGAGGGAGAAGCCTACTATCATTTAGTACTTTTGGCGGAAACGGACGAGGGCTATCGTAATTTGATTGAGCTTGTGTCACGGGCCAATACAGAAGGTTTTTATTATAAACCAAGGGTGGATAAGGAACTACTCAGTATCTATAGTAAAGGGCTTATTTGTCTAAGTGCCTGTATTGCAGGAGAAATCCCATCTTGGTTGTTAAAAGGAAATATTGATACTGCAGAGGCTTTGATTCAAGAGTATATTACCATATTCGGCAAAGATAACTTTTTTTTGGAACTACAGGATCATGGAATACCAGAACAAAAAAAGGTAAATAAGTTCTTAATAGAGATGGCCGAGAAGTTTGGTGTTGGCTTAGTAGCTACTAATGACTTACATTATATTAATAAAAAGGATGCGGAATGTCATGATGTGCTGTTATGCATTCAAATGGGTAAGACGGTAGATGACACAGCTAGGATGAAGTTTTCTAGCGATGAATTTTATCTGAAGAATTTCGATGAAATGTCCCAGTTATTTGGAGAACATCCAAAAGCCTTGACAAATACTTGTCTTATTGCTGAGCGCTGTAATGTAAATCTAGAGTTTGGGAATTTGTATTTGCCTGAATTCCCCGTACCAGAAGGTCTTACAGCAGATGAGTACCTTGAGCAGCTATGTAAAGAGAAATTAGCGGAACGTTACAGCGATATCACACCTGAGGTACTAGAGCGTCTTGCATTTGAGCTAGACGTGATTATAAAGATGGGTTTTGCTGGGTACTTTTTAATTGTGTGGGATTTTATTAATCATGCTAGGCAGCAGGAGATTCCAGTCGGACCAGGCAGAGGGTCAGCAGCCGGTAGTATTGTGTCTTATTTGCTAGGGATTACCAATATTGATCCTATTGCCTACGGATTGCTGTTTGAAAGGTTTCTAAATCCTGAGCGGGTCACCATGCCCGATATTGATATTGATTTTTGTTATGTGAAACGCGGTAAGGTTATCGAATATGTATCGGAACGATATGGGGCTGATAAAGTGGCCCAAATTATTACCTTTGGAACGATGGCAGCAAAGGGAGCTATTCGCGATGTAGGGCGGGCTTTAAATATGCCTTATGGAGAAGTCGACCGCATTGCTAAAATGGTGCCAAATGAACTGGGCATAACTTTAAAACGTGCCTTGGAAATTAGCTCTGAATTTCGGACAGCTTATGAAAGCGAAGCAATGGTGGGAAAACTTTTGGATTTGGCCATGGCAGTTGAAGGTTTGCCCCGGCATGCTTCTACCCATGCAGCTGGGCTCGTAATTTCCAAGGAGCCTTTGACTCATTATGTGCCACTGCAGAACTCAGCCGAAGGTTTTCTGACGACCCAGTATGATAAGGATAAAGTAGAAGAGCTAGGCTTATTGAAGATGGACTTGCTCGGCCTTAGAACCTTAACTGTCATTGGCGATACGATAAAGCTAGTGAAGGAAAGTCAGGGCATCAAAATAGATATTGATAAGATCCCTTTTGATGATCCTAAAGTAAGTGCTATGTTGACGAGTGGGGATACGGCGGGAGTCTTTCAATTAGAGTCAAGTGGTATGACTGCTTTAGTTAAAGACTTAAAACCGGAATGTTTTGCAGATTTAATTCCTTTAGTCGCTTTATATCGGCCAGGTCCTTTGGGAAGCGGCATGGTGGAAGACTTTATTAATGGACGCAACGGTAAAAAGCAAGTGACTTACGTACATCCTTTACTAGAGCCTATCTTACATGACACCTTTGGCGTTATCCTATACCAGGAACAGGTTATGCAGATTGCGTCTGTTATGGCTGGTTTTACTTTAGGTCAAGCTGATCTTTTGCGGCGGGCGATGGGTAAAAAGAAACATGATGTACTAGATGCTCAGCGAGAGAACTTTTTACGTGGCGCAATGGAGCGGGGCATTGAAGGAAAAATGGCGGGAGAAATCTTTGACTTAATGGCCCATTTTGCGGATTATGGCTTTAATAAATCTCATAGTGCGGCTTATGCCTTAGTTGCTTATCAAACAGCCTATTTAAAGGCAAATTACCCCCAGGAATTTATGGCGGCGCTGCTATCTAGTGTTATGGGGACAAATGATAAAATAGGCTCTTATATTGAAACTTGTCGCCAAATGGGAATTGCTGTATTGCCGCCAGATATAAACGCGAGTCAAAGCAGCTTTAGTGTTGATGGTTCTGGGATACGCTTTGGTTTGGCCGCAGTAAAAAATGTAGGGGAGAATGCCATTCAAAATATGGTAGCTTCCCGTGATGCAGATGGAAAGTTTGAATCATTAGTGGACTTATGTACAAGGGTAGATATGCGGGTTATTAATAAGCGTGTTATTGAAAGTTTGATTAAATGTGGGGCTTTTGACTCATTAGGGGCAAGACGTTCCCAGCTGCTAGCTGTACTGGATCGTGCTGTCGATATGGCTGGGGTAAGACAAAGGGATAGAGTCAGCGGGCAAATTGGACTCTTTGGTGAAGAAACTCTAAATGAGGCAGATGAACTTATCTTGCCTGATATTCCTGAAATTCCAAAAGATCAAATACTAGCCTTAGAAAAAGAAATTACTGGTTTTTATGTTACAGGGCATCCTCTAGATGCTTATCGGGATAAGATGAATCATTTTACACCATTAAGTGAGCTTGTTAGTGGTGAGTATGGAGATGGTAAGTCAGTAAAAGTAGCTGGTCTTATTATGAATGCAAAACGCATTACGACTCGTAATGGGGATATGATGTGTTTTATGGTCCTTGAGGATTTTACAGAACAGATGGAAGTAATCGTTTTTCCAAGAATATTTGACAAGTTTAGTAAAGTTTTGCTGCCCGATATGCCTGTAAAAGTAAGTGGACGTCTAAATATGAGTGAAGATAAGGCGAAAGTAATTGCGGATGATATTCAGCTCCTTAGTGATACAGAAAATATAGAAGTACGGCTTAAAATAAGTAAGCTGCAAGAGAGTGGAGAAGTGTTTGAACAATTGAAACAAGTTTTTAAAATGTATCCTGGTTCATCTGTCGTATTTTTACATCTTATTGACAGCCGTCGTGTTATTAAGACGGAAAAACAATTTTGGATTAAGCCCACTGCCCAAGCAATTGAGGCATTAGAAAATATTATTGGTAAAGGCCGGGTAACGGTTGCCTGA
- a CDS encoding YdcF family protein, with translation MNYSKKLQRYILFIVLIITLSIEIPIIAVGYLTQPSASDTIIILGAKLIGQDPSLMLSLRLDEGIKLYREGYAKRIIVSGAQGKDEAISEASSMKNYLVNHGIPSEHIFVEDQSFNTMQNLANSHKIMQENNLKTAIIVSNASHIRRSLILAQNQGISATGAPAPMADNFYLTTKQYVREGAAIAVLLLTGK, from the coding sequence ATGAACTACTCGAAAAAGTTGCAGCGGTATATTCTATTTATAGTTCTCATAATAACTTTATCCATCGAGATCCCAATTATTGCAGTTGGTTATCTAACACAACCATCTGCCAGTGACACCATCATCATCCTGGGAGCCAAACTTATCGGGCAAGATCCTAGTCTCATGCTTAGTCTACGTCTTGATGAAGGAATTAAACTCTATAGGGAGGGCTATGCCAAAAGGATTATTGTTAGTGGCGCACAAGGGAAAGACGAAGCTATCAGCGAGGCTAGCAGCATGAAAAACTATCTAGTGAATCATGGCATCCCCTCAGAGCATATTTTTGTAGAAGATCAATCCTTTAACACAATGCAAAACTTAGCTAATTCTCATAAGATTATGCAGGAAAACAACTTAAAAACTGCCATAATTGTATCGAATGCTTCGCACATACGCCGTTCTCTTATCCTAGCCCAAAATCAAGGAATATCAGCAACTGGTGCCCCTGCCCCCATGGCTGACAACTTTTATCTTACTACAAAACAATATGTCCGTGAGGGAGCAGCAATCGCTGTTCTACTGCTCACTGGAAAGTAA
- a CDS encoding DUF2007 domain-containing protein, whose product MWTVIYIATNRAQAEKLKNLLCTEGILANTRQAGVSSVVGDGIYEILVLESEADEAHAVLCQHAIK is encoded by the coding sequence ATGTGGACTGTAATATATATTGCAACGAATCGAGCTCAAGCTGAAAAATTGAAGAACTTACTATGTACAGAGGGAATTTTGGCCAATACAAGACAAGCCGGTGTTTCGTCCGTTGTTGGTGATGGTATATATGAAATATTAGTACTGGAATCAGAAGCAGATGAAGCACATGCAGTTCTTTGTCAGCATGCGATAAAATAA
- the pyk gene encoding pyruvate kinase produces MYSVLKKTKIICTLGPSTDKTGILENLLVEGMNVSRFNFSHGSHEEQGKRIEMLRAASKKLNKTVALLLDTKGPEIRLGKFASGKVHLTTGQAFTLTSKEILGTVDRASVNYSLLPQEVNVGNTILLSDGLISLRVDAVQDDEIVTTVLNSGDISDRKRVAVPDVSLNMPFLSEQDEADILFGVKQNMDFIAASFVQRAADILAIRKLLESVNAHMEIIAKIENAEGVRNIDEILKVADGIMVARGDLGVEIPTEEVPIVQKRLIDKCNKAGKPVITATQMLESMMVNPRPTRAEASDIANAILDGTDCIMLSGETASGDYPVEAVKTMARIAIRTEESLQYRSILQANGVMLQNTTTDAISHATVQVAYELNAAAIITATEHGYTARMVSKYRPQAHIAAVTPNEKTMRRMMLFWGVQPIMGVATKNSDEMVQNAMNRAVEHGVVKEGDLVVVTAGVPVGMSGTTNMIRVHVVGNILLRGVGIGQCSVTGKVCIAHSIKDVKNKFQPGDILVVTGVDEETAVYAAKASAIIAEEGGLTSNAAIVGISVGIPVIIGVDGAVERLTDGSLVTVDGSRGLIYQGEINAR; encoded by the coding sequence GTGTACAGCGTGCTAAAAAAGACGAAAATTATTTGTACATTAGGACCAAGTACAGATAAAACAGGTATTTTGGAAAATTTGCTGGTAGAAGGTATGAATGTTAGCCGTTTTAATTTTTCCCATGGATCTCACGAAGAACAAGGTAAACGTATTGAAATGCTGCGTGCCGCTAGCAAAAAACTGAATAAAACAGTAGCCTTATTATTAGATACCAAAGGGCCAGAAATACGTTTGGGTAAATTTGCTAGTGGGAAAGTTCACTTAACAACAGGACAAGCATTTACATTGACGTCAAAGGAAATCTTAGGGACAGTAGATAGGGCATCTGTTAATTACAGCTTATTACCGCAAGAGGTAAATGTAGGTAATACAATTTTATTATCTGATGGCTTAATTAGTTTACGTGTAGACGCTGTCCAGGATGATGAAATCGTTACTACAGTGCTAAATAGTGGCGATATTAGTGATCGGAAAAGAGTAGCAGTACCTGATGTAAGTCTTAATATGCCCTTTTTATCAGAACAAGATGAGGCAGATATCTTATTTGGTGTTAAGCAGAATATGGATTTCATTGCGGCATCTTTTGTGCAAAGAGCAGCTGATATCTTGGCAATTCGTAAATTACTGGAAAGTGTTAATGCCCATATGGAGATTATCGCTAAAATTGAAAACGCAGAAGGTGTTAGAAATATCGATGAAATCTTAAAAGTTGCTGATGGCATCATGGTAGCCAGAGGTGATTTAGGAGTAGAGATTCCAACAGAAGAAGTTCCAATTGTACAAAAACGTTTAATCGATAAATGTAACAAAGCAGGTAAACCGGTAATCACTGCGACCCAGATGTTAGAGTCGATGATGGTGAACCCTCGCCCTACGCGAGCAGAAGCGAGTGATATTGCCAATGCCATTTTGGACGGTACAGATTGTATTATGCTAAGTGGAGAGACTGCATCAGGGGATTACCCTGTTGAAGCCGTGAAAACTATGGCTCGGATAGCTATACGTACGGAGGAATCGTTACAATATAGATCCATCTTACAAGCTAACGGTGTAATGCTGCAAAATACGACTACAGATGCGATTAGTCATGCTACCGTGCAGGTTGCTTATGAATTAAACGCGGCAGCTATTATCACAGCTACAGAACACGGCTATACAGCTCGGATGGTATCAAAGTATCGTCCGCAAGCTCACATTGCAGCTGTAACGCCAAATGAAAAAACGATGAGACGTATGATGCTGTTTTGGGGTGTACAGCCCATAATGGGAGTAGCAACAAAAAATTCTGATGAGATGGTACAAAATGCTATGAATAGAGCAGTCGAACACGGGGTGGTAAAAGAGGGAGACCTGGTGGTAGTTACTGCTGGAGTTCCAGTGGGTATGTCTGGTACTACGAATATGATTCGGGTACATGTTGTGGGTAATATTTTGCTTCGCGGGGTAGGTATTGGACAATGTTCCGTAACTGGTAAGGTTTGTATTGCCCATTCGATTAAAGATGTTAAAAACAAGTTCCAGCCAGGGGACATTTTAGTTGTAACGGGTGTGGATGAAGAAACAGCAGTTTATGCGGCAAAGGCATCAGCAATTATCGCTGAAGAAGGGGGACTAACTTCAAACGCGGCTATTGTAGGTATTAGTGTTGGCATACCTGTTATAATTGGTGTTGATGGTGCAGTAGAACGTTTAACAGATGGATCATTAGTTACAGTTGATGGGTCAAGAGGGCTTATTTATCAAGGCGAAATAAACGCTAGATAG